A portion of the Micromonospora tarapacensis genome contains these proteins:
- a CDS encoding MFS transporter → MTAPATDGPRLGLAVNAAQFTLLVVVNALVGGVLGSERTVLTPLAEQEFHLDGYTAALTYILAFGITKAATNFFAGTLADRYGRKPVLIAGWLVAIPIPAMLIWAPSWGWIIAANVLLGINQGLAWSTTVIMKIDLAGPERRGLAMGLNEAAGYLAVAATAMATGALAAQHGMRPAPFLLTAAYVALGLGLSLIFVRETRDHARHEASTHASGGGDLSTRSVFALVSWREPALSSASQAGMVNNLNDGLAWGLFPLLFAAAGLSLTQIGALAALYPAVWGLGQLATGPASDRWGRKPFIVAGMLAQAAALATIAVADSFTVWALAAVLLGAGTAAVYPTLLATISDAAHPRWRARAVGVYRLWRDGGFAVGALLAGIVADLAGIRAAVWTVAALTAASGLLVGARMYETHPRNKEPTPT, encoded by the coding sequence ATGACCGCCCCGGCCACCGACGGCCCACGACTCGGTCTCGCCGTCAACGCCGCCCAGTTCACCCTGCTCGTCGTCGTCAACGCCCTCGTCGGCGGCGTCCTCGGCTCCGAACGCACCGTGCTCACCCCACTCGCCGAGCAGGAGTTCCACCTCGACGGCTACACCGCGGCACTCACCTACATCCTGGCGTTCGGCATCACCAAAGCCGCCACCAACTTCTTCGCCGGCACCCTCGCCGACCGCTATGGACGCAAACCTGTCCTGATCGCAGGCTGGCTGGTCGCCATCCCCATCCCCGCCATGCTGATCTGGGCCCCGAGCTGGGGCTGGATCATCGCCGCGAACGTGCTTCTCGGCATCAACCAAGGCCTGGCCTGGTCCACCACCGTCATCATGAAAATCGACCTCGCCGGCCCGGAACGCCGCGGCCTCGCCATGGGATTGAACGAAGCCGCCGGCTACCTCGCCGTCGCGGCCACCGCAATGGCCACCGGCGCCCTCGCCGCGCAGCACGGGATGCGTCCGGCGCCGTTCCTGCTCACCGCCGCCTACGTCGCCCTCGGACTGGGCCTCTCCCTGATCTTCGTCCGCGAAACCCGTGACCATGCCCGGCACGAAGCCAGTACCCACGCCAGTGGCGGCGGGGATCTGTCCACCCGCAGCGTGTTCGCGCTGGTCAGCTGGCGCGAGCCGGCCCTCTCCTCGGCCAGCCAGGCCGGTATGGTCAACAACCTCAACGACGGCCTGGCGTGGGGACTGTTCCCTCTGCTGTTCGCCGCCGCCGGGCTATCGCTGACCCAAATCGGCGCCCTCGCAGCCCTCTACCCCGCCGTATGGGGTCTCGGCCAGCTCGCCACCGGCCCCGCCTCCGACCGGTGGGGGCGTAAACCGTTCATCGTCGCCGGCATGCTCGCCCAGGCCGCCGCCCTCGCGACAATCGCGGTCGCCGACTCGTTCACGGTATGGGCGCTGGCTGCGGTACTGCTCGGCGCCGGCACAGCTGCGGTCTATCCAACGCTGCTGGCCACGATCTCCGACGCCGCCCATCCCCGCTGGCGGGCCCGCGCCGTCGGCGTCTACCGACTCTGGCGCGACGGCGGCTTCGCCGTCGGCGCCCTACTCGCCGGCATCGTCGCCGACCTCGCCGGCATCCGCGCCGCCGTCTGGACCGTCGCCGCCCTCACCGCCGCGTCCGGACTGCTCGTCGGGGCCCGCATGTACGAAACCCACCCCCGCAACAAGGAACCCACCCCCACGTAA
- a CDS encoding MBL fold metallo-hydrolase gives MHLVPLIDEGLGNSAYLLDVGDGRALAVDAPRDLRVMRAAVERRGLKVAWAADTHLHADFLSGAVQLAATDRAQILASAAGARAFEHRGLADGDEVDLGGLTLRAIATPGHTDEHLSFLLLDGASPVGVFTGGSLIVGSAARTDLLGDDRAVELAHAQYASLRRLTELPDSTQVWPTHGAGSFCSAPPGTARTSTIGAEKSGNPLLSAPDADTFAERLLASLGSYPAYFRWLAEVNRQGPAVLDNQPQLPPLTTEQVKRMLADGATVVDVRPVADVAAGHIPGAVAIPLRAQFATWLGWIVGRDAPIIVVRNRDQDPADVLWPALNIGVEHIAGELTGGMDAWTGQVTTTQLVTPDRVDAQVLDIRQDNEYTAGHLPTATHIELGDLPTSAAAPDGPTVVMCGHGERAMTAATLLERAGHHDLGVLVGGPADWAAATGNTLRKGR, from the coding sequence ATGCACCTGGTGCCCCTGATCGACGAAGGACTGGGGAACAGCGCCTACCTGCTCGATGTCGGCGACGGCCGCGCCCTGGCCGTGGACGCCCCTCGTGACCTGCGCGTCATGCGCGCCGCAGTCGAACGGCGCGGACTGAAAGTCGCCTGGGCCGCCGACACCCATCTGCATGCCGACTTCCTGTCGGGCGCGGTGCAGCTGGCCGCGACCGACCGGGCGCAGATCCTCGCCTCGGCGGCCGGAGCGCGCGCCTTCGAGCACCGTGGCCTGGCCGACGGCGACGAGGTGGACCTCGGCGGCCTCACCCTGCGCGCGATCGCCACACCAGGGCACACCGACGAGCATCTGTCGTTTCTGCTCCTTGACGGCGCGAGTCCGGTGGGTGTGTTCACCGGTGGCTCCCTGATCGTCGGCTCGGCCGCTCGTACCGATCTGCTCGGTGACGACCGTGCCGTGGAGCTCGCCCACGCCCAGTACGCCTCCCTACGCCGGCTCACCGAACTGCCCGACAGCACGCAGGTGTGGCCCACGCACGGCGCCGGCTCGTTCTGCTCGGCACCTCCCGGTACGGCACGAACCTCCACGATCGGTGCCGAGAAGTCAGGCAACCCGCTGCTGAGCGCACCCGACGCCGACACCTTCGCCGAGCGGCTCCTCGCCTCGCTGGGCTCCTACCCGGCCTACTTCCGGTGGCTGGCCGAGGTCAACCGGCAGGGCCCCGCCGTACTCGACAACCAGCCGCAACTGCCCCCTCTGACCACTGAACAGGTGAAACGGATGCTGGCCGACGGCGCGACCGTCGTCGACGTCCGCCCCGTTGCCGACGTCGCCGCTGGACACATCCCGGGTGCCGTCGCGATTCCGCTGCGCGCACAGTTCGCGACCTGGCTCGGCTGGATCGTCGGCCGTGACGCTCCGATCATCGTCGTCCGCAACCGCGACCAGGACCCCGCCGACGTCCTCTGGCCGGCCTTGAACATCGGTGTCGAGCACATCGCAGGAGAACTCACCGGCGGCATGGACGCCTGGACCGGCCAGGTCACCACCACCCAGCTGGTCACCCCCGATCGCGTCGACGCCCAGGTTCTCGACATCCGCCAGGACAACGAATACACAGCCGGGCACCTGCCCACCGCGACCCACATCGAACTCGGCGACCTGCCCACCTCTGCCGCCGCACCGGACGGCCCCACCGTCGTGATGTGCGGCCACGGCGAACGCGCCATGACCGCCGCCACCCTGCTCGAACGCGCCGGCCACCACGACCTCGGCGTGCTCGTCGGGGGCCCCGCCGACTGGGCCGCCGCCACCGGCAACACCTTGCGGAAGGGACGATGA
- a CDS encoding ArsR/SmtB family transcription factor: MGDPTGKAELFDALARVGKALGSGKRLELLDLLAQGERSVERLATAAGLGLTTCSAHLQTLRQAGLVTTRRDGTKIHYRLAGPDVAALYALLRDVAGARNAEAAAARDAYLGLGDTEAVDRDELRRRLATGAVIAVDVRPAEEYAAGHIPGAVSIPLDQLADRITDLPADIEVVAYCRGAYCVFAHEAVRLLTAHGRHAVRLADGMLEWRRDQLPIAA, from the coding sequence GTGGGTGATCCAACCGGCAAGGCCGAGTTGTTCGACGCTCTTGCCCGCGTCGGGAAGGCGCTGGGCAGCGGGAAGCGACTGGAGCTGCTGGACCTGCTCGCTCAAGGCGAACGCAGCGTCGAGCGTCTCGCCACCGCGGCCGGTCTCGGCCTGACCACCTGCTCGGCCCACCTGCAGACGCTGCGGCAGGCGGGCCTGGTCACGACCCGCCGCGACGGCACGAAGATCCACTACCGGCTGGCGGGGCCGGACGTCGCCGCCCTCTACGCGCTGCTCCGTGACGTCGCCGGCGCCCGCAACGCTGAGGCGGCTGCCGCCCGCGACGCCTACCTCGGCCTGGGCGACACCGAAGCCGTCGACCGCGACGAACTGCGCCGCCGCCTCGCCACCGGAGCGGTGATCGCGGTGGACGTCCGTCCGGCGGAGGAGTACGCCGCCGGGCATATCCCCGGCGCGGTCTCCATCCCCCTGGACCAGCTCGCCGACCGGATCACCGACCTACCCGCCGACATCGAGGTGGTCGCCTACTGCCGCGGCGCCTACTGCGTGTTCGCCCACGAGGCGGTCCGGCTACTCACCGCCCACGGCCGCCACGCGGTACGACTGGCCGACGGGATGCTCGAATGGCGCCGCGACCAACTGCCGATCGCAGCATGA
- a CDS encoding sulfurtransferase TusA family protein, translating into MTPIVLDGGDRRCVLLLLELRRLTTTVPSGALIRLIASDPAAPLDLPAWCHLTGHAYLGPVPGEHPTYAVQVADVTALTDPQSPWRPAPTGP; encoded by the coding sequence ATGACCCCGATCGTCCTCGACGGCGGCGACCGCCGCTGCGTCCTGCTCCTGCTCGAACTGCGCCGACTGACCACCACCGTGCCTAGCGGCGCGCTCATCCGTCTGATCGCCAGCGACCCGGCCGCGCCGCTGGATCTGCCGGCCTGGTGCCACCTGACCGGCCACGCCTACCTCGGCCCCGTGCCCGGCGAGCACCCCACATACGCGGTGCAGGTGGCCGACGTTACCGCGCTCACCGATCCACAGTCCCCGTGGCGACCTGCGCCAACCGGCCCATGA
- a CDS encoding MarR family winged helix-turn-helix transcriptional regulator, which produces MNGIHNTSPEACSDFPAVLERVFAFATSVQHYMEAGLTAHGLSRPRASVVWLVHRNGPQTQRALARAIGVTARNVTALVDGLEQSGFVRRVAHPEDRRALLVQLTDQGRSVTARLAAEYERHSAYLFAGLPDEQVRQFVASMDLVMGRLAQVATGTVDR; this is translated from the coding sequence GTGAATGGCATACACAATACTAGCCCGGAGGCGTGCTCGGACTTCCCGGCCGTCCTGGAGCGGGTGTTCGCGTTCGCGACGTCGGTGCAGCACTACATGGAAGCCGGGCTGACGGCGCACGGGTTGAGCCGTCCCCGGGCCTCGGTGGTGTGGCTGGTGCACCGTAACGGGCCGCAGACGCAGCGGGCGCTGGCGCGGGCGATCGGGGTGACGGCGCGCAACGTCACGGCGCTGGTCGATGGCCTCGAGCAGTCCGGGTTCGTGCGGCGGGTGGCGCATCCGGAGGACCGGCGGGCGCTGCTGGTGCAGCTGACGGATCAGGGCAGGTCGGTGACCGCCAGGCTGGCCGCCGAGTACGAGCGGCATTCGGCCTATCTCTTCGCCGGGCTACCGGACGAGCAGGTGCGGCAGTTCGTGGCGAGCATGGACCTGGTCATGGGCCGGTTGGCGCAGGTCGCCACGGGGACTGTGGATCGGTGA
- a CDS encoding class I SAM-dependent methyltransferase, whose protein sequence is MRHPIFARVYELISVQMDRAGAAEHRRALTEGLHGRVIEIGAGNGRMFAHYPPTVTDVLAVEPEPRLRATAHAAARSAPVPIRVVDGLSEALPASDSEFDAAVTALVLCTVPDQPTAFAEIYRVLRPGGQLLFLEHVLAEPGNLRRAQRIADVTLWPRLFGGCHTGRDTLAAITAAGFILGEVHRFRFPPNGPTTPASPHIRGSATRPSREMSR, encoded by the coding sequence ATGCGACATCCGATCTTCGCCCGCGTCTACGAACTGATCAGCGTGCAGATGGACCGGGCCGGAGCCGCCGAACACCGCCGCGCACTGACCGAGGGTCTGCACGGTCGGGTGATCGAGATCGGTGCCGGCAACGGCCGCATGTTCGCCCACTACCCACCCACGGTCACCGACGTCCTCGCCGTCGAGCCCGAACCCCGGCTCCGCGCTACCGCGCATGCCGCCGCGCGATCCGCGCCGGTGCCGATCCGGGTCGTCGACGGCCTCTCCGAGGCGCTACCCGCAAGCGACAGCGAGTTCGACGCCGCCGTCACCGCCCTCGTACTCTGTACCGTCCCCGACCAGCCGACCGCCTTCGCCGAGATCTACCGAGTGCTCCGGCCCGGCGGCCAGCTGCTGTTCCTCGAACACGTCCTCGCCGAACCCGGCAACCTGCGCCGCGCCCAGAGGATCGCCGACGTCACGCTATGGCCGCGCCTGTTCGGCGGCTGCCACACCGGCCGCGACACCCTCGCGGCCATCACCGCCGCCGGATTCATCCTTGGCGAGGTTCACCGGTTCCGGTTCCCGCCGAACGGCCCCACGACCCCTGCGTCCCCGCACATCCGCGGTAGCGCCACCCGTCCCTCCAGGGAGATGTCACGATGA
- a CDS encoding glutaredoxin family protein, with protein sequence MSQAEVTVYSRPGCPYCYLLRRGLRRRGVTFTEIDIWQQPEAAAAVRAVADGNETVPTVHVAGRWLVNPRAAHVQRLANNGK encoded by the coding sequence ATGAGCCAGGCCGAAGTGACCGTCTACAGCCGGCCCGGCTGCCCGTACTGCTACCTCCTGCGTCGCGGACTGCGGCGCAGGGGCGTCACCTTCACCGAGATTGACATCTGGCAACAGCCGGAAGCCGCTGCTGCGGTACGCGCCGTCGCCGACGGCAACGAGACCGTGCCCACCGTGCACGTCGCCGGCCGATGGCTGGTCAACCCCCGCGCCGCACACGTGCAGCGCCTCGCCAACAACGGAAAGTAG
- a CDS encoding ArsR/SmtB family transcription factor, which translates to MVTYQAGDGWGVLADPSRRSIVTCLAERPRAVGELADELPISRPAVSQHLKVLKDAGLVTDEAAGTRRVYRLNPAGVAALRDQLDTFWNRALSGYQDVAEQPITDRPSSEEKS; encoded by the coding sequence GTGGTAACTTACCAAGCAGGCGACGGTTGGGGCGTTCTAGCGGATCCGTCCAGACGCTCCATCGTCACGTGCCTGGCCGAACGGCCGCGGGCCGTCGGTGAACTCGCCGACGAACTGCCGATCAGCCGGCCCGCGGTGTCTCAGCATCTGAAGGTGCTCAAGGACGCCGGCCTGGTCACCGACGAAGCGGCTGGCACCCGCCGGGTCTACCGGCTCAACCCAGCCGGCGTGGCCGCGTTACGAGATCAGCTGGACACCTTCTGGAACCGCGCGCTGAGCGGCTACCAGGACGTCGCCGAACAACCGATCACAGACCGACCATCGAGCGAGGAGAAATCGTGA
- a CDS encoding SRPBCC family protein: protein MTEATAVVIQRQIVIEAPVERAFTVFTERFGDFKPPEHNLLGAPIAATVFEPKIGGYIYDRAADGAECRWARVLAYEPPDRVVFSWDISPQWQVETDPDNTSEVEVRFIAETPHRTRVELEHRHLDRHGPGWKSMRDGVAHDEGWPLYLQRYSDLFTQAT from the coding sequence GTGACAGAGGCAACCGCCGTAGTGATACAGCGTCAGATCGTCATCGAGGCGCCGGTCGAGCGCGCCTTCACCGTGTTCACCGAGCGATTCGGCGACTTCAAGCCGCCGGAACACAACCTGCTCGGTGCGCCGATCGCCGCAACCGTCTTCGAACCGAAAATCGGCGGTTACATCTATGATCGCGCCGCCGACGGCGCCGAATGCCGCTGGGCCCGCGTGCTCGCCTACGAGCCCCCCGACCGGGTCGTGTTCAGCTGGGACATCAGCCCGCAATGGCAGGTCGAGACCGACCCCGACAACACGAGCGAGGTCGAAGTCCGATTCATCGCCGAAACCCCACACCGCACCCGCGTCGAACTCGAACACCGCCACCTCGACCGACACGGCCCCGGCTGGAAGTCCATGCGTGACGGCGTCGCCCACGACGAAGGATGGCCCCTCTACCTACAGCGCTACTCGGACCTGTTCACCCAGGCCACCTGA
- a CDS encoding group II intron reverse transcriptase/maturase gives MRWRAPQPECPELINQSDHTIVATFGAQYRGLVQYYLLTGNVYRLSRLEGAMRTSMLRTLAAKHRSSVSKMTARHRAKIQTPHGLRTCFEARIERQGRNPLVARFGGIPLRRNRIDEDPLHGHRRRRSPLATHPSRQRDTNRRRPEGIALTPAPP, from the coding sequence CTGAGGTGGCGGGCACCTCAGCCGGAGTGCCCCGAACTGATCAATCAGAGCGACCACACCATCGTCGCGACGTTCGGGGCACAGTATCGGGGACTCGTCCAGTACTACCTGCTCACCGGCAACGTCTACCGACTGAGCCGGCTCGAAGGGGCCATGCGTACCTCGATGCTACGAACCCTCGCCGCGAAGCACCGCTCGTCGGTGTCGAAGATGACCGCCCGTCACCGGGCCAAAATCCAGACACCACACGGCCTGCGGACCTGCTTCGAAGCCAGGATCGAACGGCAGGGCAGGAACCCACTGGTCGCCAGGTTCGGCGGGATCCCCCTCCGGCGCAACAGGATCGACGAAGATCCCCTCCACGGTCATCGGAGGCGTCGATCACCGCTCGCTACGCATCCCTCACGGCAACGTGACACCAACCGAAGACGGCCGGAAGGGATTGCCCTGACACCAGCCCCACCATGA
- a CDS encoding nuclear transport factor 2 family protein → MTQTTQRDLVAEYFEGFRTSDHPRILATLTDDVEWVIHGHRTTRGNAEFDGEIENPAFTGSPKLDVQRVHEDGPVVVTTGEGLGVSIDHGPLRFAFNDLFTFRDGLIARIDSYVVPLP, encoded by the coding sequence ATGACTCAGACGACCCAGCGCGACCTCGTCGCGGAGTACTTCGAAGGATTCCGGACGAGCGATCACCCGCGAATCTTGGCAACCCTCACCGACGACGTCGAGTGGGTCATCCACGGCCACCGGACCACCCGCGGCAACGCGGAGTTCGACGGCGAGATCGAAAATCCGGCGTTCACCGGCAGCCCCAAGCTCGACGTCCAGCGTGTCCACGAGGACGGCCCGGTCGTCGTCACTACGGGTGAGGGCCTCGGCGTCAGCATCGACCACGGACCGCTCCGCTTCGCCTTCAACGATCTGTTCACGTTCCGGGACGGGCTTATCGCCCGCATCGACTCCTACGTCGTTCCGCTGCCCTGA
- a CDS encoding SRPBCC family protein, whose product MTTNAELHGDELIAKRYLPADPERVWAAFTSPASIAVFWGGSHAAVPPESVTVDLRPGGEFTVDTRAPDGATRRLRFVYVSIAAPHELVFDEPVTGLRTTVTVHPAGDGTDLTVHQRRLPPELQTAQAIDGLASILDALAAHLQH is encoded by the coding sequence TTGACCACCAACGCAGAGCTCCACGGCGACGAACTGATCGCCAAGCGCTACCTTCCAGCGGATCCCGAACGCGTCTGGGCCGCCTTCACCTCGCCGGCAAGCATCGCGGTGTTCTGGGGCGGTTCGCACGCCGCTGTGCCTCCGGAGTCCGTGACCGTCGATCTGCGTCCCGGCGGAGAGTTCACAGTCGACACCCGCGCGCCCGACGGCGCGACCCGCCGGCTCCGGTTCGTCTACGTGAGCATCGCCGCACCGCACGAACTCGTGTTCGACGAGCCCGTCACCGGCCTCCGCACAACCGTCACCGTCCATCCCGCCGGCGACGGCACGGACCTCACGGTCCACCAGCGCCGGCTTCCGCCTGAACTCCAGACGGCCCAGGCCATCGATGGGCTCGCCTCGATCCTCGACGCCCTCGCAGCACACCTGCAGCACTGA
- a CDS encoding ArsR/SmtB family transcription factor, with protein sequence MPSLLAASSPDLDLAFAALGDPVRRALVTRLARSDATVGELAEPFDLTPQAISHHVGVLRKCGLVEQRREGTRRPCRLRVDQLSSLGTWIDDQRRAWDDRLNALEQHLTDGNAVR encoded by the coding sequence ATGCCTTCCTTGCTTGCGGCATCCAGCCCTGACCTCGACTTGGCCTTCGCCGCCCTCGGTGACCCCGTCCGTCGCGCCTTGGTGACTCGCCTCGCGCGAAGTGACGCCACGGTGGGAGAACTCGCTGAGCCGTTCGACCTGACCCCACAGGCGATCTCCCACCACGTCGGTGTGCTCAGGAAGTGCGGCCTAGTCGAGCAGCGACGCGAGGGCACCAGACGCCCCTGCCGACTGAGGGTCGATCAGCTGTCGTCGCTCGGCACCTGGATAGACGACCAGCGCCGCGCGTGGGACGACCGGCTCAACGCCCTCGAGCAGCACCTCACCGACGGCAACGCAGTCCGTTGA
- a CDS encoding transposase encodes MDLEDTGCRVKYLIRDRDGKYPALFDTIMADAGITVVRTGVQVPRMNAIMERWIRTCRRELLDRTLILNQRHLLHALRQYETFYNEHRPHQSIANARPLGPLPEPITDPDRLAHLNIHRRDRLGGILHEYEHAA; translated from the coding sequence ATGGACCTCGAAGACACCGGCTGCCGGGTGAAGTACCTGATCCGCGACCGGGACGGCAAGTACCCGGCCCTGTTCGACACGATCATGGCCGACGCCGGCATCACCGTGGTACGCACCGGTGTCCAGGTTCCTCGGATGAACGCGATCATGGAGCGCTGGATCCGGACCTGCCGGCGCGAACTCCTCGACCGGACCTTGATCCTCAACCAGCGGCACCTGCTGCACGCGTTGCGCCAGTACGAGACGTTCTACAACGAACACCGCCCGCATCAGAGCATCGCCAACGCCCGACCACTCGGCCCACTACCCGAACCGATCACCGACCCCGACCGGCTCGCCCACCTGAACATCCACCGACGCGACCGCCTCGGCGGCATCCTCCACGAGTACGAGCATGCCGCCTGA
- a CDS encoding response regulator transcription factor, with protein MRIVIAEDLALLREGLIRILRANSFEVVEAVDNGPALIRSLTTHRPDVAIVDVRLPPTFTDEGLRSAIEARRQIPGLPIMVLSQYVEQIYARELMSDRAGAVGYLLKDRVTDVDQFVASVRQVATGSTVMDPDVVSALLTHRSTDPKLLELSPREHEVLTLMAQGRSNAAIAARMFVTEKTVSKHSNSIFTKLGLKPSEDDNRRILAVLAYLEG; from the coding sequence GTGCGTATCGTGATAGCCGAGGATCTCGCCCTGCTCCGCGAGGGCCTGATCAGGATCCTGCGGGCCAATTCATTCGAGGTCGTGGAAGCCGTTGACAACGGTCCCGCGCTGATCCGGTCGCTGACGACGCACCGCCCCGACGTCGCCATCGTCGACGTGCGGTTGCCGCCGACCTTCACCGACGAGGGGCTGCGTTCCGCGATCGAGGCCCGCCGCCAGATTCCAGGGCTGCCCATCATGGTGCTCTCGCAGTATGTCGAGCAGATCTACGCCAGGGAGCTGATGTCGGATCGCGCGGGCGCGGTGGGCTACCTGTTGAAGGACCGGGTTACGGACGTCGACCAATTCGTCGCCAGTGTCCGGCAGGTCGCTACCGGCAGCACCGTTATGGACCCCGACGTGGTGAGTGCGCTACTCACCCACCGCTCCACCGACCCTAAGCTCCTGGAGCTGAGCCCACGCGAGCATGAGGTCCTCACCCTGATGGCGCAGGGCCGCTCGAACGCTGCGATCGCCGCCCGGATGTTCGTCACCGAGAAGACCGTCAGCAAACACAGCAACAGCATCTTCACCAAGCTCGGTCTCAAGCCCTCCGAGGACGACAACCGCCGCATCCTGGCGGTACTCGCCTACCTGGAAGGCTGA